One genomic region from Anopheles bellator chromosome 2, idAnoBellAS_SP24_06.2, whole genome shotgun sequence encodes:
- the LOC131209759 gene encoding protein masquerade, with the protein MILKVVTVLLAVFGRVSRCQDDSLAGSFLSGLLDSITSTEDAKGCPGVCVHTLATLICYEVLDDIPCPSPSMKCCVESSAAAANISTTVRPKPTTTTVRPVTTTTQKPTTEAKIKEKDTKNNSSCPGVCVADRIADYCEAYLTTAGLCKSGTKCCVSRDIYPDNAPDDLYVPTAHFDTKSNRTTTPKPYVKATTERPATTEEPIRSKTNPTPKPTPKPTKAPPAKQKTTPPAPLAGGQGPVFKECEGECVNGLFALFCDDLDSEAFCPNEGSCCITGVAEDSNKQPQVSTTRRPATPPPLPRCPGFCLLNIMAAFCERPSVLISNTANCKRGSVCCDNTRAPPPRPPPQKRPPPTTTTTTTPTPPTTVAPDPREECPGSCIVSLLSFTCFRNAEMTDLFKCKKSGTQCCAPKSKIQEVQMAASKTKYNDTNGGYPPQALPPPPPPPAPAVANGQPYPMLPAVAMPPSQSQPPQQPGYGPPAPNPYPGPISNNIYEVPPTQQPAAAYPQSPVYEPPTTTPRPQVYSKYVCGVKGTSRAARSFLSRGPDDSMRPPRHIDVVDSFYRSKSSERLVLGSSIVPIPIIYHDDNDTVPADLLPHHPSVVRENDTLAKYWSNHRKGRVVGGEDGENGEWCWQVALINSLNQYLCGAALIGTQWVLTAAHCVTNIVRSGDAIYVRVGDYDLTRKYGSPGAQTLRVATTYIHHNHNSQTLDNDIALLKLHGQAELRDGVCLVCLPARGVSHAAGKRCTVTGYGYMGEAGPIPLRVREAEIPIVSDAECIRKVNAVTEKIFILPASSFCAGGEEGNDACQGDGGGPLVCQDDGFFELAGLVSWGFGCGRVDVPGVYVKVSSFIGWINQIISVNNQ; encoded by the exons GCCTCCTGGATTCCATCACAAGCACAGAAGACGCCAAAGGGTGCCCCGGGGTGTGTGTCCACACGCTGGCCACCCTGATATGCTACGAGGTGCTGGACGACATTCCCTGCCCATCGCCGAGCATGAAGTGCTGCGTGGAAAgtagtgccgccgccgccaacatcAGCACCACCGTTCGGCCAAAACCGACCACCACAACGGTGCGCCCCGTGACGACTACGACGCAGAAACCGACGACGGAAGCCAAAATCAAGGAAAAGGATACTAAAAATAATT CATCCTGCCCCGGCGTGTGCGTGGCCGATCGGATTGCCGACTACTGCGAGGCGTACCTGACGACGGCCGGCCTTTGCAAGAGTGGCACCAAGTGTTGCGTATCGCGCGACATCTACCCGGACAACGCGCCCGACGATCTGTACGTTCCGACGGCCCACTTTGACacgaaatcgaaccgaacgacCACCCCGAAACCGTACGTGAAAGCCACGACGGAACGGCCCGCCACAACGGAggaaccgatccgatcgaaaaCCAACCCCACGCCAAAGCCCACCCCGAAACCGACGAAAGCGCCACCGGCGAAGCAGAAGACcactccaccggcaccgctcgccggtggccagggTCCAGTGTTCAAGGAGTGCGAAGGCGAGTGCGTCAACGGGCTGTTTGCGCTGTTCTGCGATGACCTGGACAGTGAAGCGTTCTGCCCGAACGAGGGCTCCTGCTGTATCACTGGAGTCGCCGAAGATTCCAACAAACAGCCACAGGTCAGCACAACCAGGCGGCCAGCCACACCG CCACCGCTGCCACGCTGTCCCGGATTCTGTCTGCTCAACATAATGGCCGCGTTCTGCGAGCGCCCGTCGGTGCTGATCTCGAACACGGCCAATTGCAAGCGCGGCTCGGTGTGTTGCGACAACACGCGAGCTCCACCGCCCCGTCCGCCACCGCAGAAGCGACCaccgccgaccaccaccaccaccacgacacCGACCCCACCGACGACCGTGGCTCCGGATCCGCGCGAAGAGTGTCCCGGTTCGTGCATCGTCAGTCTGCTCAGCTTCACCTGCTTCCGGAACGCCGAAATGACCGACCTGTTTAAGTGCAAAAAGTCTGGCACGCAATGCTGTGCGCCCAAGAGCAAAATCCAGGAGGTCCAGATGGCGGCCAGCAAGACGAAGTACAACGACACCAACGGTGGGTATCCACCGCAAGCGcttcctccaccgccaccaccaccggcgccagCGGTCGCGAATGGACAGCCGTACCCGATGCTGCCGGCGGTCGCCATGCCACCATCGCAATCGCAACCACCACAGCAACCGGGCTATGGGCCACCGGCTCCGAATCCGTATCCAGGTCCGATCAGCAACAACATCTACGAGGTACCGCCAACTCAACAGCCAGCTGCGGCCTATCCCCAGTCGCCGGTGTATgagccaccgacgacgaccccgAGACCGCAGGTTTACTCCAAGTACGTGTGCGGCGTCAAGGGAACCAGTCGGGCGGCCCGATCCTTCCTGAGTCGTGGGCCAGACGATTCGATGCGTCCGCCAAGGCACATTGACGTGGTCGATAGCTTCTACCGTTCGAAGAGCTCCGAGCGGCTAGTGCTCGGTAGTAGCAtcgtcccgatcccgatcatCTACCACGACGACAATGATACGGTGCCGGCGGATCTGCTGCCGCACCATCCGAGCGTCGTCCGGGAGAACGACACGCTGGCCAAGTACTGGAGCAACCACCGGAAGGGTCGCGTGGTCGGGGGCGAGGACGGCGAGAATGGCGAGTGGTGTTGGCAGGTGGCCCTGATCAACTCGCTCAACCAGTACCTGTGCGGAGCGGCCCTGATCGGCACCCAGTGGGTCCTGACGGCGGCGCACTGCGTCACGAA CAttgtccggtccggggatGCCATCTACGTCCGGGTTGGGGACTACGATCTGACGCGCAAGTACGGTAGTCCCGGCGCCCAGACGCtccgggtggccaccacgtacatccaccacaaccacaacagcCAGACGCTGGACAACGACATAGCGCTGCTGAAGCTgcacggccaagcggaactgCGTGATGGAGTCTGTCTG GTATGTCTTCCGGCACGGGGAGTAAGTCACGCCGCCGGGAAGCGATGCACGGTGACCGGGTACGGGTACATGGGCGAAGCTGGCCCGATTCCGCTGCGGGTGCGCGAAGCCGAGATCCCGATCGTGAGCGATGCCGAGTGCATCCGCAAGGTGAACGCCGTGACGGAGAAGATCTTCATACTGCCGGCGTCCAGCTTTTGTGCCGGCGGCGAGGAGGGCAACGATGCGTGCCAGGGTGACGGCGGCGGGCCGCTGGTGTGCCAGGACGATGGGTTCTTCGAACTGGCTGGCCTCGTCTCGTGGGGCTTCGGGTGCGGGCGAGTGGACGTGCCCGGTGTCTACGTGAAGGTGTCCTCGTTCATCGGGTGGATCAACCAGATCATCAGCGTCAACAATCAGTAG